AAAAAGATCAAAAACCCAGAAGGGGTTTACCTTTGTTTCCTGAAAATGAGAAGGGTTGGTCTAAAACCCAATGAATTCACCTTATCGATAATGATTAGCGCGATTTTGGATACGGTGTTCAATGTTTTGACCCCACAAATTCATGCCTCCGTTGTTTCTTTAGGGCTCAATTCGAGTGTGTTTGTTGGGTCAGCGTTGATGAGAGGTTACGCGCATGTTGGGGATCGGGTGGCTTTAGGTAGGGTATTTGATGAGATCTCAATAAAGAATGTTGCTTCATGGAACGCACTAGTTTTGGGGTATATGGATCTGGGGGACACAGATGAGGCTCAGAGAGTTTTCGGCTTAATGCCCGAGAGGAATGTTGTTTCTTGGACTACTTTGGTTAATGGGTACATTGGCAATAAGAAGACCAGTGCCGCTAGAGCGGTCTTTGATAGAATGACTGAACGGAATGTTGTTTCATGGACGGTTATGATTAGCGGGTATGTGCAGAATGGCAAGTTTGTGGATGCTTTGAGGCTGTTTCTCTTGATGTTGAGATCAGGGACACAGGGAAATCACTTTACGTTGTCGAGTGTGTTAGAAGCTTGTGCAGGGTGCTCTTCTCTTCTATTAGGCAAGCAAGTTCATTTGAACATTTTGAAGTCCGGTATACCAGATGATGTAATCTTGTCAACCTCCCTTGTTGACATGTATGCCAAATGTGGGGACATTAAGGCGGCATTTTGCATTTTTCAATCAATGCCCAAGAAGAATTTGGTGTCATGGAATTCTATAATAGGGGGGTACGCCAGGCATGGGCTGGGCACACGAGCATTGGAAGAGTTTGAGAGGATGAAAAGGCTTGGGATTAGGCCTGATCACGTTACATTTGTTAATGTTCTATCAGCATGTGCTCATGGAGGACTGGTTGAACAAGGGGAAAGGGAGTTTTACTCAATGGAGACGGAGTTTGGAATACAAGCAGCCGTGGAACATTATGCTTGCATGGTAGACCTTTTCGGGAGAGCTGGGCAGCTAGAGAAAGCAGAGgaattgatcaagggaatgccaTTGGAACCTGACGTGGTTGTGTGGGGTGCATTGCTCGGAGCCTGTGGCTTGCACTCAAATTTGGAACTGGGTACCTTTGCTGCTGATGGGATTCGGAGACTGGAACAAGATCATCCTGTCATGTACTCCACGCTTTTGAAGATTCATGGTGAAAAGGGTGTGTGGACTAGTGTACTtgagttgaagaagaagatgaaagagCAAGGGGCTAGAAAGCAGACGGCAGGTAGTTGGATAGAATCATCTTACGGTGTAGGATGAGCGTATCCGACATTTGACTACAAAGCCTATGCAAATCATTAGCTGGACAAGGCAAGTGGAGACAAGTTCCGGACATTAAATGATCATGTCTAGCTAAACTTTGGTTTATGATCGACTTTTCAATCTCGATAATGATAGAATGATAGAGTCGAGAACACTCTCCGGCCGGCCCTTACACTAATGCATCGTACTCAAAGAGGTTGAAAGTATTCCAAAAACAAGATATAAATAACagaatcaataataataataataataataaagacgACACAGAAAATAAGGTACAATGAATTGAATCTAGTACAAAACAAACActaaatagaaaatgaattgaATCTAGTACAAAACAAACACTAAATAGAGTTTTGAGGGCAAAATAGTCATTTCATATAAAGAAATATTAGCTTTAGCTCCCTACAAAACTCATCTTCAAATTAACCCTTTTATTGCCACATAAGAGccatatcattattttattttatttttaaatttaagttgaaGCCTCAATTGTCATCTgaggcttcatttttgaactaagtCTCAGAGCAAGTTCGAATGACGTAACATGAAACCTAGTAGTCCGAAAGCACCATGAAGAGCAACAAAAGTCCACAGACCACCTAATTGACACCAACGAGTAAAATCTCCTTGTGCTTCAGGACCCCATAGTAACAATAAAGAATGTGCTAAACTATTAGCAGGGGTAGAAACTGCGGCGGTTAAGAAATTGCAACCTTCCAAATAGGAACTAGCCAATCCATGGGTATACCATGAAGTTACAAAGGTTGTACCTGTGAACCAACCCCCCAAAGCGAAATAGGCACAAGGAAAGAGCAATAGACCGGACCAACCTACAAAAACGAAACGGTCCCTCCGTAACCAGTCATccataatatcaaataaatcGCTTTTGTCTTTCCTCCTATTCAACTACTTCAACCATTTCCGAACACCTCATAGCGTTTTCAGGGCATCCGAGGATTCGATCATTTATGTATGATTTGATTTCTCGTACACTGCCCCTTCTAATGCTAATGGGTTTCGAAGAAAAAAATCCTTTATTGATCCATAAATTGACCTAGGTAAATCCATGAACTCAATTGGATTATTCCgaggtttcattttttaattttatattttatttatatgtcatataattttattattttaagattattaattaattgattaataaaatatttatttatcaaattatctttattgaagtaatattacatctttaagtttaaatatataaaattttattattaaaatatatatttttaatttcaattctaatttataatttaatatttttaattaaattttaaaacaaataaaatataactaaagCCTCCTTTACCAATTgaggttttagttaaaaaatgaaacctcaATTGACAAAGgcttagttcaaaaatgaaaccCCTCTacttaaatttccaaaaaagaaaaaaaaatatatgacaaGACTCCTGTGGTAATAAAaggattaatttgaaaataagttttGTAAAGGGACTAAAACTGACATTTCCTTACATGAAAGGCTATTTTGCCCCCAAACCTCAACAAAGCAAGTTTTAAGTGTCTGAATTGACACTCCTAAACAAAACGTACTCTGATATCCGGGGCCCCTAGCCAATCTATAGTTTATATAAAAGCCagtaaaataatcaaaacaaaaacagagcacTCAAGCCGCCAAACAAGTTGTCTAACTCTAATCACCACCAGTCCCAGATTCTTTATACATTAGACATGCAAATGAACTTGCAGGTAGAAATTCTCATGCATTCATATGTAACTCTTTATCTTCACAAATGTTAAAATACCTAGACGAGAAATATTAAGGTGACAACCAAATAAGAATTTTGGCCAATTAATACAATACCAAACTTTAGATACTACAATTACTTCCACAAATCcatagaaataaagaaaaaactactCCCACAAATGGTACATTAACTTCGCAAACTTGTTCCAACATTTTTCCCCGACAATTTGGGCTCCACTGTGtaaatattcaatatttttcttcatgcaCTTCTTTTTCTACCCCcaaaaaatgagataaaataaagTACAGCTGTTATTTTCTGTTCCGGCTCTCCTCCCTGTCTTTCTCCCGCTTCTTGTAAAGCTTCTCCAGGACACGCTTTGCCTCACAATTAGGGAAGTTTGCAAGATCATAGTAATGTGGCGCCACATCAACTAGCCTGTAATGCAAAAGAAATGTTACATAGGTAAACACAACAAATCAGACAGCAATCCAGGATGCCAAAACTAAATCAAATCCCATATCATTGGCTCATTTTAACATTTCCACCTCTTGAactgaattcatattttaacGCTCATCCATGTACCTTTATATCCTGTCAGCCAACATAAATATCCAAACATGCAAGAAAAACTCAACAATCAAATAAATAGAAAGTGGTCAAAACACATAAATTGTGCACATGATCTAGAGAATGATTTCTCTAGGGCTGAGATGCCAAATTATAGATGGTGAAAAAagccaaaataaaattaagttcaGTCAAGCCAGCAAACTAAGTAAACAAATTGAGCAGTGTCTTACCAAAAAACTAAGTACTTGTCTATTTACAAGAACAGATGTTACATTGATCATTCTTCAACTAGGAATACTAGAGATTCAGATAGACATGCCTACAAAACCCATGCTCTGTTTGTCAAAATGAGtgttttcaacttaaaacaCAGTTGGAAGCATGCACCCAAATGTTCAATTACAGTTGAAGAtgccaaaacacaaaaataaattaagtgcTGTTTGCATacacttccattttcttttcttttttcttttttttttttaaaaaaaaaaacacttccatATAAAAAGTTGAAGCTCTCgtataaaaaatgtataagaACTTGTTTGGcaactgttttgaaaaacagttttctattctcccggacaaaaaaaaaaaaagaaaagaaaaatatgttagacaaaacagttttctgttcttaaaagCATAGAACATGATGTTTTTAGATATtatctttcaattattttcacttgttatCTAAGTTTTCACTTGTTATctaagggttgttttaaaaaataattatacaaatatataaaatgattaaaaaaacattataaataaaatcatttgtaaaaaaaaattaaaaaacataaaaaataggttataaacatttcaatttctcaaacaaacttttgttctacaaaatattgtatctaaaaaactgtttttcaaaactataattgaaaacacttcccaaacaaAGACTACATGTCccttatatccttaaaaatcaccttaaaaattttttaaatttgagatagtaaaagttttttcataccttaattttcttaatgaatttttaaaaaccattgcATTTTCAATGTAAACCTTTAAGAGTTCTTTGTATATATGTACAActtaagaaggaaaaaacaacACAAAGGGGAAACAAAATCCAAACCAAAAAGGGGATGaaaggaaaacacaaaaaaataataataataataataaagcacCAAAACATGTATATGGAAGGACAGACTAACCATTCACCACGAACATCTGTAACTGTGCGAATAAAATTCCTGCTGGTTAAAACATACTCATTGTAAATCACCCACTCTGGCTTGTGATCAAGGCAATTTGAAGGATGCAAGTGTACCACCTACAACATAAATATGCCCAAAAGAAAGGAGATTTTTAAGTACATTTCTCATTCAGAGTAATAATAAGTAACCCAAACATGAACCAGAGAAAGAAATCATCCTACATACTTGGTTGTCTTTCACTGTCAAATAGTGCCCAGTGCGCTCCAGGTGAGCAACCTGCATAAAATATCCAGCTAGCATAGCCTTTCTTATGTTGATGTAGTAGTCCCGGCTGTTGAAATCTGTGCTGCATAATTTGAGGTTGAATCTGGCCATGATGCGCACTAGCTGTTGTCTCACATTATCTGCAGCCTTCAATGCCCTCTGATTGACAAAATTTTCGTAACACCAAGATGGATCTTCATCTGCAACCCATTCAAGAgtaaataacaaaacaaggttctGTAAACTGAACAATAgatgaaatgaatgatttttacagaggaaataatccaaaaaaaaaaaaaacttactgtTTTGCTTGTATGCATGGTACACATTCAAGAGTGTAAGGTGATCCCCATCGATGTGCCCAAACCGAGCTTTCGCTTCATCTGCAGCTTTTTGAGCCTCCCTAGGCCGGACAAAGCAATTGGgtactaaagaaagaaattggTTATCACAGAGGAGGCCCACGGTAGGTCAGCAGATGCATAGGCGAGACGAGACCATTTGCTTCATGAGAGAATACTGAGAAACTGCAACTATCTGCATCAGCACTTACTTAGAAATCCTATGGTGCATGCCAACCGGGGGCATGGAACCCAGACAAGACAGTTGCTGATGACACACTAATTGGACACAAACACATCTCCGAACTGCATGCAGATGTACTTCTGTACACATGCATGCAGCTAAAGATCTGTTGTCATATGCACAGAAACCAGTCCATGCACATGGTGGGATTGATGGGCAAgcatccatgaatgatggacACATTTGCAGCCCATCAATATATTACTTTCATCTAAAATTAGGACAGGACTCAAGACAGACACAAAGGCAACAGCAAGAGAACAAGTAATCGTACCTGAGAGCATGGCTGAAATAGACAGAATTTCGTTGGAACAGTTGAATTCAGGGCTGACAACAAGCATCTTGGACATCTGAGGATCTAAAGGAAATTCACTCATTATTTCACCCAACTTGGTCAAGTTTCCATCATCATCCAAAGCTCCCAAGTAATTTAACACCTCTAGTGCTCGCATCAATGTCTCAGGGGCAGGAGGgtccataaaatcaaaatggaCAAGATCATCAATCCCAAGTTTTTTCAAGGTGAGGACCGTATTTGCAAGGTTTGATCGCAGTATCTCTGGGTAGGTCTGTGGCTGAAGATCATTGTTAAAACTCTTCTCTGTATAAAGCCTGAAACATTTCCCTGGTTGAGTTCTACCAGCACGTCCAGATCTCTGGTGTGCACTTGCCTTTGATATTGGAGATACTAACAAAGATTCAACACGCACTCGTGGGTTGTAAACTTTTTGTTTAGCAAACCCCGGATCAATAACAAATACTATGCCATCTATGGTCAATGAAGTTTCTGCAATGTTGGTTGAGACAACAATTTTCCTTCCTGGAGGACCACCCTCCGTCAGTGGTGGTGGAGCGGGTTCAAATATCTTCTGCTGCATGGCGGGAGGAAGTGTTGAGTACAGAGGCACTGCTTTCACAGGCCCCACCTGATCCCCCAAATTTGcaatttcttttgatatttttttgcaAGCATCTTCAATCTCCTCTTCCCCAGTAAGGAAAACAAGTATGTCACCAGCACCTTCACACATGTGTATCTGCACAACTGTCCGAATTGCAGCTTCCAAATAGTCTCTCTCAGGCTCCTGGGTGTAGAAAATTTCTACAGGGTGAAGCCTGCCAGGAACCTTCATAAGAGGAGCACCATTGAAATAACCCTGGAACTTTTCAGCCTCAAGAG
Above is a genomic segment from Vitis riparia cultivar Riparia Gloire de Montpellier isolate 1030 chromosome 7, EGFV_Vit.rip_1.0, whole genome shotgun sequence containing:
- the LOC117918960 gene encoding pentatricopeptide repeat-containing protein At4g02750-like; protein product: MYTLSTANLNRLINGYIRKGNLRDARKLFDQNSTSRNTVIWNTIISAYIQNDEPHNAQNLFDEMPDRDIVSWNTALSGLKKIKNPEGVYLCFLKMRRVGLKPNEFTLSIMISAILDTVFNVLTPQIHASVVSLGLNSSVFVGSALMRGYAHVGDRVALGRVFDEISIKNVASWNALVLGYMDLGDTDEAQRVFGLMPERNVVSWTTLVNGYIGNKKTSAARAVFDRMTERNVVSWTVMISGYVQNGKFVDALRLFLLMLRSGTQGNHFTLSSVLEACAGCSSLLLGKQVHLNILKSGIPDDVILSTSLVDMYAKCGDIKAAFCIFQSMPKKNLVSWNSIIGGYARHGLGTRALEEFERMKRLGIRPDHVTFVNVLSACAHGGLVEQGEREFYSMETEFGIQAAVEHYACMVDLFGRAGQLEKAEELIKGMPLEPDVVVWGALLGACGLHSNLELGTFAADGIRRLEQDHPVMYSTLLKIHGEKGVWTSVLELKKKMKEQGARKQTAGSWIESSYGVG
- the LOC117918448 gene encoding probable pre-mRNA-splicing factor ATP-dependent RNA helicase DEAH2 isoform X4; the encoded protein is MGTERKRKVSLFDVVDETSISAKISKSNGSGAINNNNNNNLVNRWNGRPYSQRYYEILEKRRTLPVWHQKEEFLQVLKANQSLILVGETGSGKTTQIPQFVLEAVDIETPDKRKKMMIACTQPRRVAAMSVSRRVAEEMDVTIGEEVGYSIRFEDCSSARTVLKYLTDGMLLREAMTDPLLERYKVIILDEAHERTLATDVLFGLLKEVLKNRPDLKVVVMSATLEAEKFQGYFNGAPLMKVPGRLHPVEIFYTQEPERDYLEAAIRTVVQIHMCEGAGDILVFLTGEEEIEDACKKISKEIANLGDQVGPVKAVPLYSTLPPAMQQKIFEPAPPPLTEGGPPGRKIVVSTNIAETSLTIDGIVFVIDPGFAKQKVYNPRVRVESLLVSPISKASAHQRSGRAGRTQPGKCFRLYTEKSFNNDLQPQTYPEILRSNLANTVLTLKKLGIDDLVHFDFMDPPAPETLMRALEVLNYLGALDDDGNLTKLGEIMSEFPLDPQMSKMLVVSPEFNCSNEILSISAMLSVSQYSLMKQMVSSRLCIC
- the LOC117918448 gene encoding probable pre-mRNA-splicing factor ATP-dependent RNA helicase DEAH2 isoform X3, coding for MGTERKRKVSLFDVVDETSISAKISKSNGSGAINNNNNNNLVNRWNGRPYSQRYYEILEKRRTLPVWHQKEEFLQVLKANQSLILVGETGSGKTTQIPQFVLEAVDIETPDKRKKMMIACTQPRRVAAMSVSRRVAEEMDVTIGEEVGYSIRFEDCSSARTVLKYLTDGMLLREAMTDPLLERYKVIILDEAHERTLATDVLFGLLKEVLKNRPDLKVVVMSATLEAEKFQGYFNGAPLMKVPGRLHPVEIFYTQEPERDYLEAAIRTVVQIHMCEGAGDILVFLTGEEEIEDACKKISKEIANLGDQVGPVKAVPLYSTLPPAMQQKIFEPAPPPLTEGGPPGRKIVVSTNIAETSLTIDGIVFVIDPGFAKQKVYNPRVRVESLLVSPISKASAHQRSGRAGRTQPGKCFRLYTEKSFNNDLQPQTYPEILRSNLANTVLTLKKLGIDDLVHFDFMDPPAPETLMRALEVLNYLGALDDDGNLTKLGEIMSEFPLDPQMSKMLVVSPEFNCSNEILSISAMLSVFSHEANGLVSPMHLLTYRGPPL
- the LOC117918448 gene encoding probable pre-mRNA-splicing factor ATP-dependent RNA helicase DEAH2 isoform X1, with translation MGTERKRKVSLFDVVDETSISAKISKSNGSGAINNNNNNNLVNRWNGRPYSQRYYEILEKRRTLPVWHQKEEFLQVLKANQSLILVGETGSGKTTQIPQFVLEAVDIETPDKRKKMMIACTQPRRVAAMSVSRRVAEEMDVTIGEEVGYSIRFEDCSSARTVLKYLTDGMLLREAMTDPLLERYKVIILDEAHERTLATDVLFGLLKEVLKNRPDLKVVVMSATLEAEKFQGYFNGAPLMKVPGRLHPVEIFYTQEPERDYLEAAIRTVVQIHMCEGAGDILVFLTGEEEIEDACKKISKEIANLGDQVGPVKAVPLYSTLPPAMQQKIFEPAPPPLTEGGPPGRKIVVSTNIAETSLTIDGIVFVIDPGFAKQKVYNPRVRVESLLVSPISKASAHQRSGRAGRTQPGKCFRLYTEKSFNNDLQPQTYPEILRSNLANTVLTLKKLGIDDLVHFDFMDPPAPETLMRALEVLNYLGALDDDGNLTKLGEIMSEFPLDPQMSKMLVVSPEFNCSNEILSISAMLSVPNCFVRPREAQKAADEAKARFGHIDGDHLTLLNVYHAYKQNNEDPSWCYENFVNQRALKAADNVRQQLVRIMARFNLKLCSTDFNSRDYYINIRKAMLAGYFMQVAHLERTGHYLTVKDNQVVHLHPSNCLDHKPEWVIYNEYVLTSRNFIRTVTDVRGEWLVDVAPHYYDLANFPNCEAKRVLEKLYKKREKDREESRNRK
- the LOC117918448 gene encoding probable pre-mRNA-splicing factor ATP-dependent RNA helicase DEAH2 isoform X2, with amino-acid sequence MGTERKRKVSLFDVVDETSISAKISKSNGSGAINNNNNNNLVNRWNGRPYSQRYYEILEKRRTLPVWHQKEEFLQVLKANQSLILVGETGSGKTTQIPQFVLEAVDIETPDKRKKMMIACTQPRRVAAMSVSRRVAEEMDVTIGEEVGYSIRFEDCSSARTVLKYLTDGMLLREAMTDPLLERYKVIILDEAHERTLATDVLFGLLKEVLKNRPDLKVVVMSATLEAEKFQGYFNGAPLMKVPGRLHPVEIFYTQEPERDYLEAAIRTVVQIHMCEGAGDILVFLTGEEEIEDACKKISKEIANLGDQVGPVKAVPLYSTLPPAMQQKIFEPAPPPLTEGGPPGRKIVVSTNIAETSLTIDGIVFVIDPGFAKQKVYNPRVRVESLLVSPISKASAHQRSGRAGRTQPGKCFRLYTEKSFNNDLQPQTYPEILRSNLANTVLTLKKLGIDDLVHFDFMDPPAPETLMRALEVLNYLGALDDDGNLTKLGEIMSEFPLDPQMSKMLVVSPEFNCSNEILSISAMLSDSCSFSVFSHEANGLVSPMHLLTYRGPPL